From a region of the Actinomadura luzonensis genome:
- a CDS encoding N-acetylmuramoyl-L-alanine amidase — MRRLLALGVAALLPLTNVSAAHAQDPADRQAAFAAAAAEYQVPESVLLGVSYLESRWDAHAGKPSSDAGFGPMHLTDAAAYTGSNHHDAGEEDARGDETRPLPAPVTPPAPAEIPARLRTMERAAALTGESHERLRTDDAANIRGGAALLADYQKSLGAPLSDDPGEWYGAVAKYSGADESDAAEFFADEVFSVISEGVERTTDDGERVRLPAVSDLHKIVKWLEKLGLRPPRTDGVECPASISCEWIPSAYQELPPDDYGHYDLANRPLSQKVDYIIIHDMEGYFLPSIKLNQDPNYGASWHYSVRSSDGHIAQHIKTKDVGWQAGNWYINAKSIGIEHEGFLAEGSTWYTEAMYRSSARLVRYLALRHGVPLDRAHILGHDNVPGTLPTTVRGMHEDPGPFWDWAHYMQLMGAPLHQFGGPRSGSVMIKPDFATNKPYFYGCDRKNPEAACPPLPAGTVWLRTEPRADAPLVKDIGKHPTGESLYSVYDHSARASTGQRFAVAERQGDWTAVWYLGQKAWFHNPAAAPTAIPSAGLVVTPKAGKATVPVYGRAYPEQEAYPEGIPYQAVTPLQYTFSAGEKYTLAGPAAAEYYRAVTFNLEDHKVVRGRTKYLEIQFGHRVMYVKADDVDVTFSG, encoded by the coding sequence TGCGCAGACTGTTGGCGCTCGGCGTGGCGGCCCTGCTGCCCTTAACCAACGTCTCGGCCGCCCACGCCCAGGACCCGGCCGACCGCCAGGCCGCCTTCGCCGCCGCCGCGGCGGAGTACCAGGTGCCCGAGAGCGTGCTGCTCGGCGTCTCCTACCTGGAGTCGCGGTGGGACGCCCACGCGGGCAAGCCCTCCAGCGACGCCGGGTTCGGCCCCATGCACCTCACGGACGCGGCCGCGTACACCGGGTCGAACCACCACGACGCGGGCGAGGAGGACGCCCGCGGCGACGAGACCCGGCCTCTGCCCGCGCCCGTCACGCCGCCGGCGCCCGCGGAGATCCCCGCGCGCCTGCGCACCATGGAACGGGCCGCCGCGCTCACCGGCGAGAGCCACGAGCGGCTGCGCACCGACGACGCCGCCAACATCCGGGGCGGCGCGGCCCTGCTGGCCGACTACCAGAAGTCCCTCGGCGCGCCGCTCAGCGACGACCCCGGCGAGTGGTACGGCGCCGTCGCCAAGTACTCGGGCGCCGACGAGAGCGACGCCGCCGAGTTCTTCGCCGACGAGGTCTTCTCGGTGATCTCCGAGGGCGTCGAGCGCACCACCGACGACGGCGAGCGGGTCCGGCTGCCCGCCGTGAGCGACCTGCACAAGATCGTGAAGTGGCTGGAGAAGCTGGGGCTGCGCCCGCCCCGCACCGACGGCGTCGAGTGCCCGGCCTCGATCTCCTGCGAGTGGATCCCGTCGGCCTACCAGGAGCTGCCGCCGGACGACTACGGCCACTACGACCTGGCGAACCGTCCGTTGAGCCAGAAGGTGGACTACATCATCATCCACGACATGGAGGGATATTTCCTACCCTCCATCAAACTCAACCAGGACCCGAACTACGGCGCGAGCTGGCACTACTCGGTCCGCTCCAGTGACGGCCACATCGCCCAGCACATCAAGACCAAGGACGTCGGCTGGCAGGCCGGCAACTGGTACATCAACGCCAAGTCCATCGGCATCGAGCACGAGGGCTTCCTCGCCGAGGGCAGCACCTGGTACACCGAGGCGATGTACCGCTCCTCCGCCCGCCTGGTCCGCTACCTCGCGTTGCGGCACGGCGTGCCGCTGGACCGCGCGCACATCCTGGGCCACGACAACGTCCCCGGCACCCTGCCGACCACCGTGCGCGGCATGCACGAGGACCCGGGCCCGTTCTGGGACTGGGCGCACTACATGCAGCTCATGGGCGCGCCGCTGCACCAGTTCGGCGGCCCGCGCAGCGGCAGCGTCATGATCAAGCCGGACTTCGCCACGAACAAGCCCTACTTCTACGGCTGCGACCGCAAGAACCCCGAGGCCGCCTGCCCGCCGCTGCCCGCCGGCACCGTCTGGCTGCGCACCGAGCCGCGCGCCGACGCCCCGCTGGTCAAGGACATCGGCAAGCACCCGACCGGCGAGTCGCTCTACAGCGTCTACGACCACAGCGCCCGCGCCAGCACCGGCCAGCGCTTCGCCGTCGCCGAGCGCCAGGGCGACTGGACGGCCGTCTGGTACCTCGGCCAGAAGGCCTGGTTCCACAACCCGGCCGCCGCGCCGACCGCGATCCCGTCAGCCGGCCTGGTCGTGACGCCGAAGGCGGGCAAGGCCACGGTCCCGGTGTACGGCCGGGCCTATCCCGAGCAGGAGGCCTACCCCGAGGGCATCCCCTACCAGGCGGTGACGCCGCTGCAGTACACGTTCTCGGCGGGCGAGAAGTACACCCTCGCCGGGCCGGCGGCCGCCGAGTACTACCGGGCGGTCACCTTCAACCTGGAGGACCACAAGGTGGTACGGGGCCGGACGAAGTACCTGGAGATCCAGTTCGGCCACCGCGTGATGTACGTCAAGGCTGACGACGTGGATGTGACGTTCTCCGGGTGA
- a CDS encoding MurR/RpiR family transcriptional regulator, whose product MDDSGNNGLRADTLVATVRGVLPSLTPAAQTVARLILEDPATVARSTITELSAASGTSEATIVRTARLLGFAGYPQLRLALAAAAAQPDRLVPGDLAPDDPLSAVIQKVARAESEAINDTVAQLTSERLGLVVDAIVGARRIDAYGVSASGLVAEDVAQKLLRIGLSSHAFQDAHLALTSAVLLRPGDVAIGISTSGETPDVIEPLTRAKEAGATTVAITNNPRSSIAELAEHVLISAGRETEFRPGALASRISQLLVVDCLFVGVAQRTYDSSQEALASTRQAVKEFTRRTSHPRRQP is encoded by the coding sequence GGCCGACACTCTGGTGGCCACGGTCCGCGGTGTGCTGCCGTCCCTGACGCCGGCCGCCCAGACCGTGGCCCGGCTCATCCTGGAGGACCCGGCGACGGTGGCGCGGAGCACCATCACGGAGCTCAGCGCCGCCTCGGGCACCAGCGAGGCCACGATCGTGCGCACCGCCCGGCTGCTCGGGTTCGCCGGCTACCCGCAGCTCCGGCTGGCGCTCGCGGCCGCCGCGGCGCAGCCCGACCGGCTGGTGCCCGGCGACCTCGCCCCCGACGACCCGCTGTCGGCGGTCATCCAGAAGGTCGCGCGGGCCGAGTCCGAGGCGATCAACGACACGGTCGCGCAGCTCACCAGCGAACGGCTCGGCCTGGTCGTGGACGCGATCGTCGGCGCCCGCCGGATCGACGCCTACGGGGTCAGCGCCTCCGGCCTGGTGGCCGAGGACGTCGCCCAGAAGCTGCTGCGCATCGGCCTGTCCAGCCACGCCTTCCAGGACGCCCACCTCGCGCTGACCAGCGCCGTGCTGCTCAGGCCCGGCGACGTCGCGATCGGCATCAGCACCTCCGGCGAGACGCCCGACGTGATCGAGCCGCTGACCCGGGCCAAGGAGGCGGGCGCCACCACGGTGGCGATCACCAACAACCCGCGCTCGTCGATCGCGGAGCTGGCCGAGCACGTGCTCATCTCGGCCGGGCGCGAGACGGAGTTCCGTCCCGGCGCCCTGGCCAGCAGGATCAGCCAGCTCCTCGTCGTCGACTGCCTGTTCGTGGGGGTGGCCCAGCGCACCTACGACTCCTCGCAGGAGGCGCTGGCCAGCACCCGTCAGGCGGTCAAGGAGTTCACCCGGAGAACGTCACATCCACGTCGTCAGCCTTGA